From one Pedobacter faecalis genomic stretch:
- a CDS encoding bifunctional nuclease family protein yields the protein MKKVKLDIVGLSYSQTQSGAYALVLGEVNGRRRLPIIIGAFEAQAIAIEIEKMTPSRPLTHDLFKTFAQTYNIQIQEVLIYNLVEGVFFAKLICTDGNVTQEIDARTSDAIALAVRFNAAIYTYEFILSSAGIVIEGNDLLFLENMDNIPKEEGTEDITTSIPGSGYKSLTTEELQQKLQEAIAEEAYEKAARIRDELNKRNQA from the coding sequence ATGAAAAAAGTAAAATTAGACATCGTCGGATTATCTTACAGCCAAACGCAGTCGGGCGCCTATGCTCTTGTTCTTGGCGAAGTAAACGGCAGGCGCAGGCTTCCTATTATTATTGGTGCATTTGAGGCCCAGGCCATTGCCATAGAAATTGAAAAGATGACGCCTAGCCGGCCGCTTACGCACGATCTGTTCAAGACCTTCGCGCAAACCTATAACATACAGATCCAGGAAGTACTTATTTATAATCTGGTGGAGGGCGTGTTCTTCGCAAAACTCATTTGCACGGACGGAAACGTAACCCAGGAAATTGACGCCAGGACTTCTGATGCCATTGCATTGGCAGTGCGTTTCAATGCGGCGATTTACACCTACGAATTCATCCTCTCTTCGGCGGGTATTGTGATAGAGGGCAATGACCTGCTTTTTCTGGAAAATATGGACAACATCCCGAAAGAAGAAGGCACAGAAGATATCACAACCTCTATACCTGGTTCCGGATACAAATCGCTGACTACAGAAGAACTTCAGCAAAAACTTCAGGAAGCAATTGCAGAAGAAGCCTATGAAAAGGCTGCGAGAATAAGGGACGAATTAAACAAACG